The nucleotide window GTCCGGTCCGGCCGCCAACCAGTCTGCGTACAGCTGCGTTAATCGTGGTTCGACGATTCTGCCTGAAGGCCTCGCAGATGCGCCATTACTAAGAAGGGTTCGTGTGGCGAGAGGGGTTACGGAAGTATTGCGGCATTTTCCAAATGGCGCACGCGCAGAGAGCAGATCCCTTGCTTCGCTCAGGACGACTCCGCTCTTCGCTGAAGCTCGAAGACGTTCGCCAGGCCCAGGTCAACGGCAAGCACCGCATGCCCCTGATGGAGTTAGCGATGCGCGAGCGCCCGTATAATTGATTTCCAAGCAGAGTACGAGACGAAGCGAATCCACAGGAGATGAGTACATTCCATGACGCCCGGCTATAAGTCATTTCTGCAAATCGCGCGCGATGGAGCAACGCTGATCCCTGTGGCGAGAACGCTCAACGCCGACCTGCTCACTCCCGTATCCGCGTTCCTTAGCATGGCCGCCAACGAGCCCTATGCGTTTCTGCTGGAGTCGGTCGAGGGAGGCGAGCGCGTTGGACGGTACACGTTTCTGGGAGCGCGGCCGTACATGATTGTGATTGCTCGCGGCGAAGAGATTGAAATCCGCCGCGGGCTAGCGCGCGAACACCGCACCGGGCCCGTGCTGCCCGTATTGCGAGAACTGCTGGCGCAGCACGAGCCTGCGCAGATCGAAGGACTGCCTCCGTTCACAGCAGGTGCGGTGGGATATGTGGCGTACGACGTAGTGCGCCAGATCGAGAAGCTGCCGGAACAGTCGAGCGCCGATCTGAAGACGCCAGACTGCGTGCTGATGTTCTTCGACCGCGTGCTGGCCTTTGATCACGTGCGGCACCAGCTCTACCTGATGGCCGCAGCCGATGTCAGGATTGAGTCTCCGCGCAAGGCGTATGACCGCGCAGTCGCCGGACTGGATGAATTGGAGCGCAAGCTCGCAAAGGGATTGCAAACCCAGCCGATGACATTCGGCGACATCAAGGCGAAGAAAGCTGCAAAGCTCAAGGTTCATGCCGCGACCGGGCGCGACGACTACATGTCTGCGGTACGCAAGGCCAAGGAGTACATCGCCGCGGGCGATATTTTCCAGGTTGTGCTGTCGCAGCGTTTTGACTTCCAGGCGCCTGCCGCGCCGTTTGAAATGTATCGAGCGCTACGCACGCTGAATCCGTCGCCGTATTTGTACTTTCTGCGAATGGGTGAACTTGAGGTACTGGGCTCCTCGCCGGAAATGCTGGTACGTGTGACCGGGCGCAAGCTGGAATATTCGCCCATCGCGGGAACGCGTGCGCGCGGCGCGACCGTAGAAGAAGATGTCCGGCTGGAGCAGGAACTCCGCGCCGACGAAAAAGAAAAATCCGAACACGTAATGCTGGTGGACCTGGGACGCAATGACGTGGGCCGTGTAAGTGCATACGGCTCGGTGCGAGTGACGGACCTCATGCGCGTAGAGCGCTACTCGCACGTGATGCACCTTGTCTCGTCCGTGGAAGGGCGTCTCCGTGATGGTCTCGACGCTC belongs to Clostridia bacterium and includes:
- the trpE gene encoding anthranilate synthase component I, translated to MTPGYKSFLQIARDGATLIPVARTLNADLLTPVSAFLSMAANEPYAFLLESVEGGERVGRYTFLGARPYMIVIARGEEIEIRRGLAREHRTGPVLPVLRELLAQHEPAQIEGLPPFTAGAVGYVAYDVVRQIEKLPEQSSADLKTPDCVLMFFDRVLAFDHVRHQLYLMAAADVRIESPRKAYDRAVAGLDELERKLAKGLQTQPMTFGDIKAKKAAKLKVHAATGRDDYMSAVRKAKEYIAAGDIFQVVLSQRFDFQAPAAPFEMYRALRTLNPSPYLYFLRMGELEVLGSSPEMLVRVTGRKLEYSPIAGTRARGATVEEDVRLEQELRADEKEKSEHVMLVDLGRNDVGRVSAYGSVRVTDLMRVERYSHVMHLVSSVEGRLRDGLDALDAFASCFPAGTLSGAPKVRAMEIIEELEPVRRGVYGGSVVYADFAGNFDSCIAIRTMVVNKGHAYVQAGAGVVADSVPANEFDECVNKASALMRAAEAAKGSGSL